AGCCGCGTCGACATCGTCGAGAAGCGCGGGGAGTTCGCCGTCCGCGGCGGCCTCGTCGACATCTTCCCGCCCACCGAGGAGCACCCCGTCCGCGTGGAGCTGTGGGGCGACGAGGTCGACGAGCTGCGGTACTTCTCGGTGGCCGACCAGCGCAGCCTGGGTGCCGGACCCGCCGCGCTGTGGGCCCCGCCCTGCCGCGAGCTGCTGCTGACGGACGACGTCCGCGCCCGGGCCCGCGCCGTGCTGCACGAGCACCCGGAGCTCGGCGAGATGCTCGAGCCGATCAGCGAGGGCAGCACCGTCGAGGGCATGGAGTCGCTCATCCCGGTGCTCGTCGGAGACCTCGAGCTGCTGGTCGAGCAGATCCCCGCGCAGTCGCTGGTCGTGGTGTGTGACCCGCAGCGGGTCTCGGCCCGCGCGCTGGAGATGGTGGCCTCCAGCGAGGAGTTCCTGGACGCGTCGTGGGCGGTCGCCGCCGGCGGCGGGCGGTCGCCGATCGACCTGGGCGCCTCGGCGTACCGCACGGTCGACGAGGTCCGCGAGACCGCGCTGGCCGCCGGGCAGTCGTGGTGGGAGCTCGACCCGCTCGGCGGCACCGACGAGGTCGGCATCGACGCGCACGCGGTCGACCAGTACGTCGGCGACCCCGACCGGTTGATGCGCGACATCCGCCGGCACACCGCCGACGGCTGGGCGGTCGTCATCACGTTCGCCGGGCACGGGCCCGCCAAGCGGTCGATCGAGCGGCTCGCCGACGCGAACATCGCCGGCCAGCTCAGCGAGGAGATCGCGCAGCCGCCGCGGCCCGGCATCGTCACCGTCACGACCGCCGACCTGGACGCCGGGTTCCTCGCGCCGTCCGCCCGGCTCGCGCTGATCACCGAATCCGACATCACCGCCTCCCGCGGGCAGGCCACCCGGCAGATGGGCAAGATGCCTGCCCGCCGCCGCAACGCCATCGACCCGCTCGCGCTGCGCCCCGGCGACTACGTCGTGCACGAGCAGCACGGCGTCGGCAAGTACATCGAGATGGTGCAGCGGCAGATCGGCGGCGCCGACCGCGAGTACCTGATCATCGAGTACGCCTCGTCCAAGCGCGGCCAGCCCGGCGACCGGCTGTTCGTGCCGACCGACCAGCTCGACCAGATCACCCGGTACGTCGGCGGCGAGATGCCGTCGCTGAACAAGCTCGGCGGCGCCGACTGGCAGAAGACCAAGGGCCGGGCCCGCAAGGCGGTCAAGGAGATCGCCGGCGAGCTGGTGCGGCTGTACGCCGCCCGCACGTCCGCGCCGGGCTACGCCTTCGGCCCGGACACCCCCTGGCAGCGCGAGCTCGAGGACGCCTTTCCGTACACCGAGACGCCCGACCAGCTCGCGGCGATCGACGAGGTCAAGGCCGACATGCAGAAGTCGATCCCGATGGACCGGGTGATCTGCGGCGACGTCGGCTACGGCAAGACCGAGGTCGCGGTCCGGGCGGCCTTCAAGGCCGTCCAGGACGGCAAGCAGGTGGCCGTGCTGGTGCCGACGACGCTGCTGGCCCAGCAGCACTACCAGACGTTCGTCGAGCGGTTCAGCCAGTTCCCGGTGAAGGTCGCCCAGCTCTCCCGGTTCACCCCCAAGAGCGACGCCGACAAGATCCTCGAAGGCGTGGCCGACGGCACGGTGGACGTCGCGGTCGGCACCCACCGGCTGCTGCAGCCCTCCACCCGGTTCAAGGACCTGGGCCTGGTGATCGTCGACGAGGAGCAGCGGTTCGGCGTTGAGCACAAGGAGTACCTCAAGCAGCTGCGCACGGCCGTCGACATGCTCACCATGTCGGCGACGCCGATCCCGCGCACCCTGGAGATGAGCCTGACCGGCATCCGCGAGATGACCACCATGCTGACGCCGCCGGAGGAACGGCACCCGATCCTGACCTTCGTCGGGGCGTACTCCGAGAAGCAGATCGTCGCGGCGGTCCGTCGCGAGCTGCTGCGTGACGGGCAGGTCTTCTACCTGCACAACCGGGTCAGCTCGATCGACAAGGCGGCGGCGCGGATCCGCTCCCTGGTGCCCGAGGCGCGGGTCGCGGTCGCGCACGGCCAGATGAGCGAGGAGCAGCTCGAGCGGATCATGATGGGCTTCTGGGAGCGCGAGTTCGACGTGCTCGTCGCGACCACGATCATCGAGGCCGGCCTGGACGTGCCCAACGCCAACACGCTGATCGTCGAGCGCGCGGACGTCCTGGGCCTCAGCCAGCTGCACCAGATCCGCGGGCGGGTCGGGCGTTCCAGGGAGCGGGCGTACGCCTACTTTCTCTACCCGCCGGACAAGCCGCTCGGCGACGTGGCCTACGACCGGCTCGCGACGATCGCGCAGAACTCCGAGCTCGGCGCCGGGATGGCGGTCGCGATGAAGGACCTCGAGATCCGCGGCGCCGGCAACCTGCTCGGCGGCGAGCAGTCCGGGCACATCGCGGGCGTCGGATTCGACCTGTACGTGCGGCTGGTGGGGGAGGCCGTCGCCGAGTACCGCGGCGACAAGCAGGCCCACGAGGTCGCCGAGATCCGCATCGACTTGCCGGTCAGCGCGCACGTGCCGCACGACTACATCGACGGTGAGCGGCTGCGCCTGGAGATCTACCGCAAGGTCGCCTCGATCGTCGACGAGGCGAGCGCGCAGCAGGTGCGCGACGAGCTCGCCGACCGGTACGGCCCGGTGCCGCCGGAGGTGGAGAACCTGATCGCGATCGCGCTGCTGCGCGAGCTCGCCAAGCAGGTCGGCGTCCACGAGATCGCGGCCCAGGGCAAGACGGTGCGCCTGCAGCCGCTGAAGCTCGGCGACGCGGCGCAGATGAAGCTGGCGCGGGTCTACAAGGGCGCGACGTACAAGCCGAACCTGTCGCTGGTCAGCATCCCGCGGCCGACCGAGGGCACCGGCGTGGCGGCGCCGCCGCTGCGCAACCAGGCGGTCATCGAGTGGGCGCGGCGGGTGCTCGTCGACCTCGCGCCGCCGCCCGCGTAGTACGCGTCCGGACCGCGCGGGGGCGGGGTGCGGCGCTCAGTCGCCGTCGCCACCGGAGCCCGGGCTGGTGGACTGCACGATGTCCTTCCAGGCGGCCTCCGAGCCGGTGTGCCCGGTGATCACGGTCTGCACGATGAACCAGACCGCCACGGCGGCGAGCAGCACCCGCGCGACGGGTGCCGCCACGGCGGGCAGCCGCGTCCGGAACTCGCCGCGGCCCGAGGCGAGCGGGCTGCGCACGGCGATCGCGAAGAACGCCAGCACCGTCACGACGAGGTAGCCGATCGCGACCACCTTGAGCAGGTCGCCGGCCTCGGCGTGCTGCTCGATGAGCGCGTTGCCGCCGAGCCGGCGCTGCAGGTCCTCGCCGGCGTCGGCCGCCAGGACCGCGAGCCCCGTGGAGATCACGGTCAGCACCAGCAGCGGCCACCGCAGGTAGAACGCCCACCGCGGCCGGACGGCGACCGCGATGCCGAGCAGGGCGGCGAGGGGCCCCAGCACGACCACCGCGTGCACCAGCAGAACGTGGGCCGGGAGGCCGAAGAGGGTGTCCATGCACGCAGCTCTCCTGACGTCGGGGGAAGGGCGGCTAGACCTTCACATTCGTTCCAAAGAGGACGCTGGCAAGCGCTCCGACGCCGTACGAGATCGCCATCGCGGCCGCACCGCCGACCACCAGCCGGCCGACGGCACGCAGCCGCGAACCGCCGCCGATGGACGCCGACACCCAGCCGGTCAGAGCGAGGGCCAGCAGCACCGCCACGACGGTCGCGATGATGCGCGCCTGCGTCGGGAACAGCAGGATGGCGAGGGTGGGCACCGCGCTGCCGATCAGGAATGAGATCGCCGATGCGACGGCGGCCGCGATCGGGTTCGTCAGCTCGTCGGGGTCGATGCCCAGCTCGGCATCGAGGTGCGCGCCGAGCGCGTCGTGCTCGGTCAGCTCGCGGGCCACCTGGGTCGCGGTCTGCTCGCTGAGCCCCTTCGCGCGATAGAGCGCGGTCAGCTCCTCGAGCTCGATCTCCGGGTCTTCCTCGAGCTCGCGCCGCTCCTTGGCGATGAGATCGCGCTCGGCGTCCCGCTGCGACGAGACGGACACGTACTCGCCGAGCGCCATCGAGATCGCCCCGGCGGCCATGCCGGCGATGCCGGCGGCCAGCAGGGCCGTCGAGCTGGTGGTCGCGCCCGCGACGCCCATCAGCAGGCCGGCCTGGGAGATGATGCCGTCGTTCGCGCCGAGCACCCCGGCCCGCAGCCAGTTGAGCTTGCTCGCGTGCCCGCTCTCGTGGCTCTCGCCGGGGTGGGCCAGCCGCGGATCGGTGTCGGCGAGGTCCTCGCCGGGCGCGGGGGAGGAAGGTTCGATCATGCCCATCAATGAACCACGTCCGCGCCCCCCGCGGGAGGGCACCGCGCCCGGCGGCCAGGGAGGTTCGTCACGCAGGAGAGCCGTACCGAAGCGCCCGCCGGTGATGCCACACCGGCCGCTCGCGGCCCGTGTGAGACAGTGGGATGCCTACAAATCCCTGTGGAAAGGTCTCGTTCGTGCTGGC
The genomic region above belongs to Cumulibacter manganitolerans and contains:
- a CDS encoding VIT1/CCC1 transporter family protein, giving the protein MIEPSSPAPGEDLADTDPRLAHPGESHESGHASKLNWLRAGVLGANDGIISQAGLLMGVAGATTSSTALLAAGIAGMAAGAISMALGEYVSVSSQRDAERDLIAKERRELEEDPEIELEELTALYRAKGLSEQTATQVARELTEHDALGAHLDAELGIDPDELTNPIAAAVASAISFLIGSAVPTLAILLFPTQARIIATVVAVLLALALTGWVSASIGGGSRLRAVGRLVVGGAAAMAISYGVGALASVLFGTNVKV
- a CDS encoding DUF2231 domain-containing protein; translation: MDTLFGLPAHVLLVHAVVVLGPLAALLGIAVAVRPRWAFYLRWPLLVLTVISTGLAVLAADAGEDLQRRLGGNALIEQHAEAGDLLKVVAIGYLVVTVLAFFAIAVRSPLASGRGEFRTRLPAVAAPVARVLLAAVAVWFIVQTVITGHTGSEAAWKDIVQSTSPGSGGDGD
- the mfd gene encoding transcription-repair coupling factor: MLEHTEASARLRGLLDPLTNDPALADALASLGEGVDRSIRCLQPAQPFVIAALARRAGDRPVIVVTSTNRDAERLVAALGSLLPASQIGHFPSWETLPHERLSPRADTVGARLSVLRRLRHPEEQGPLKVVVAPVRSMLQPMVAGLGDLEPVHLAKGDERPMEQIVAALAGIGYSRVDIVEKRGEFAVRGGLVDIFPPTEEHPVRVELWGDEVDELRYFSVADQRSLGAGPAALWAPPCRELLLTDDVRARARAVLHEHPELGEMLEPISEGSTVEGMESLIPVLVGDLELLVEQIPAQSLVVVCDPQRVSARALEMVASSEEFLDASWAVAAGGGRSPIDLGASAYRTVDEVRETALAAGQSWWELDPLGGTDEVGIDAHAVDQYVGDPDRLMRDIRRHTADGWAVVITFAGHGPAKRSIERLADANIAGQLSEEIAQPPRPGIVTVTTADLDAGFLAPSARLALITESDITASRGQATRQMGKMPARRRNAIDPLALRPGDYVVHEQHGVGKYIEMVQRQIGGADREYLIIEYASSKRGQPGDRLFVPTDQLDQITRYVGGEMPSLNKLGGADWQKTKGRARKAVKEIAGELVRLYAARTSAPGYAFGPDTPWQRELEDAFPYTETPDQLAAIDEVKADMQKSIPMDRVICGDVGYGKTEVAVRAAFKAVQDGKQVAVLVPTTLLAQQHYQTFVERFSQFPVKVAQLSRFTPKSDADKILEGVADGTVDVAVGTHRLLQPSTRFKDLGLVIVDEEQRFGVEHKEYLKQLRTAVDMLTMSATPIPRTLEMSLTGIREMTTMLTPPEERHPILTFVGAYSEKQIVAAVRRELLRDGQVFYLHNRVSSIDKAAARIRSLVPEARVAVAHGQMSEEQLERIMMGFWEREFDVLVATTIIEAGLDVPNANTLIVERADVLGLSQLHQIRGRVGRSRERAYAYFLYPPDKPLGDVAYDRLATIAQNSELGAGMAVAMKDLEIRGAGNLLGGEQSGHIAGVGFDLYVRLVGEAVAEYRGDKQAHEVAEIRIDLPVSAHVPHDYIDGERLRLEIYRKVASIVDEASAQQVRDELADRYGPVPPEVENLIAIALLRELAKQVGVHEIAAQGKTVRLQPLKLGDAAQMKLARVYKGATYKPNLSLVSIPRPTEGTGVAAPPLRNQAVIEWARRVLVDLAPPPA